CACAGCCAGGTGTAGCCGTCGGCCGGAGCCCGGGCGACCTCGGCCGCACCGATATTGCCGTTGGCACCGGCCCGGTTTTCCACGATCACGGCTTGACCTAGCGCCTTTTGCACGGCCGCCGCCAGCGGGCGCACGGCGAGGTCGGAAGGGCCGGCCGGCGGCGTGGGAACGATGATGCGTATGGGCTTGGCGGGCCAGCTGTCGGCAGCATGGGATGCCGGCAGCAGCAGCGCGGCGGTCGCCAGCCCGGCCAGAGCGCTGCGGGCGATACGGGTGCAAGGCATGATGTCTCCAGTCGTTTGCTTTGGAGCCACTGTAAGCAGTGACTCGATAATGGATCTAATCCATCATTCCTAGAGAAAACCCACAAAGACCCATGACCAAGGCGCAGCGCCACCCCTGGCGGCAGCCGTCCGAGCTGGACGATTTGTTCCTCTACCATCTGGCCCGTCTGATGAGCTCGGCGGGAACCATGGTGGTGCGCCTGTGCGAGGGCGGCTTCGGCATCACCCGGCGCGAGTGGCGCATGATCGGCCTGCTGGCCACCAAGGGCGCCATGCAGCCCTCCGGGCTCGCAGAGCTGGCGCAGCTCGATCGCACGCGCACCTCGCGCACCATCTCCGCGCTGATTGCCAAGGGGCTGCTGCACAAGCAGGGCATGGCCGGCGACGGGCGTCAGGCCATGGTGCAGCTGACGGCCGCCGGGCTGGCGCTGCACACCCAGCTGTTTCCGCAGATACAGGCGATCAACCAGGAGCTGCTTGGCGAC
This window of the Comamonas testosteroni genome carries:
- a CDS encoding MarR family winged helix-turn-helix transcriptional regulator — translated: MTKAQRHPWRQPSELDDLFLYHLARLMSSAGTMVVRLCEGGFGITRREWRMIGLLATKGAMQPSGLAELAQLDRTRTSRTISALIAKGLLHKQGMAGDGRQAMVQLTAAGLALHTQLFPQIQAINQELLGDVSDAELEVLSQVFERVRTRAALMQEQGGFPKAERRRGRAAGKRPARDDAAG